TGAGTATCCGTGACTATTTTATTATGAATCGTAGACCAATATTATCAATAGTTTTACAATTCTCGTCCTTTACTTTTGAAAAACAGATTTTACCATTGTCAAAAGAAAAACATCTATAAGGATTTTTTAGAAATTTTTCCACCTCAAATTCATCTCCATTATCGCTTTCTTTAAAGCAACCTTCCAACTCAACTCTTTCTAAGATAGAGTTAGCACTTATAACTATTCCGCCATAAAGAAGAGCAAAGCATTCAGCAAGACTAAGGTCTTTACATGATTCTTCAACATTTAAGGTCTTCTTTAATCTTTCAAGGAAATTACTTCTTGTTATAAGAGGATAAGTTGATATTAGTATAGTTATGTTATTTTTTCTTAGTCGTACTATTGTTGGAGTCGATGATATTATATCCACGCACAAATAAAGGTTCGTCTTGTATATAATTTTTATCTAACTTTAATGCTAATTCAGCCTTAGCTAACTCATATCCTATATACAAACTATGCTCATTATTAATATCCTTCTTCAAATCTATTAATTTTCTACCTATACTAAGCCCATCTCTTCCAGATATCTTAATATTCTCTTTTCCCTTCCATTCGAGATAGATCTTATCTGCCACTTTTATGATAACAAATCCTTTATCCATGATTTTAGGTTCTATATGTTCACTAATATATAGATAATCTTCTGGGTTTACAATTTTCTCTTTTATCCTCTTTTTCTCTTTTAGTATTAAAAGATCTAAACCTAAATCTTTTGGTAAACTTTTCTTATATAGGGATACACTAATCATTTTAGTAGCTATATTTACTTCATAAGAACTCCAACGAGTCTTACCGTGTTCCATTATCAGTAAGTTCCCAATTTTGAGCTCGCCAGCTATTGCTGTTAATAATGCATTAACACCTATACTATCTACATCTATTAGCTCAGTAACATTAAGTATTCCCATTAGCATAGGAGCATCTGTAAGGTCTCTTAATTTTTTGTATTCAAAAATACTATTAACCAGACCAACCATTGGTGGTGAGAGGATAGGATCTAATATTAGTTTCTCGAACTTCATTTCTTTTGCTTTCCTATATAGATTAAAAGTAACATCAGCTCTATTTTCAATAGAAAGGGGTGCAATTACGAATGCCTTATCTTTTATTACGGCGAGTTCATTTATATTATCCTCATTAAGATTAAATATAAAATCTGCACCAGCTTTTGCCCCCTCAATAAGCTCTTTAGTTGAGGCTGAATCTATACCAACAATATATCCTTCATCTCTGAATTTAGTAACTTTCTTTCTTACCTCATCTAAATCCTCATGGCCATTAGGAAATCCTAGTACGAATACATTAACGTAATTAGATACCCTTTTAGCTTCTTCTAGCAGAAACTCTATATCTTTACTTGCATCAAACTCTATGAATATTCTAAAGGGAGGAGGATATCGTGGTATTTTTAATCCATTTACCTCAAATGCAAAATCGCCTTTTTCCTCTAATTCCCTTAAGATCTTTTCTATGTCCTCCTCTTTCTTTTTCTTTAGTATAGTATCAGCTGGATAAATCGTAGATAATGCTTCACCTTTTGAAAGAGCTTCTATTACTCTAGGAATATCTCTATAATCTTCGCTACCTTTATACGTTTTAACCTTTGTTACTTCTTGTATTTTTTGAGCATCACCACTAGCTAAACCTGGAATGATGATGTAATCATAATCCTTAAGTGATATATTCTTTAAGTTTTCTGCTATATAATCTACTGTCATTAACGAAGCAATAGGGTAATTAAGTGCAATAACATCAGCCTTTACATCTTTTAATTGACTTGCAATTTCTTTTACGCTCTCGTATGCTAATTTTCCGGTTACTAGTAACACTTTCACATACTATCTTTCTTAATTTAGGATTAAAAATACCGTTATTAGAAACTCTTTTATTTACTTTAACACATAATATTAATGATGAGTCTTTTACCTAGAGCATTTGATGTAAGACCAGGAGAAAAGTTTGATGTGGTTATAATTGGTATGGGTCCTGCAGCGTATAGTGCAGCCCTATATAGTGCAAGGTTTATGCTAAAGACTCTAATGATAGGTGAGACACCTGGAGGACAATTAACAGAAGCTGGAGAGGTTGATGATTATTTAGGTTTAATTGGAATTCAAGCTGCTGATATGATAAAATTATTCAATAAACACATAGAAAAATATAACGTCCCTGCAATTATGGATACAGTAGAATACTTTAGAAAAGAAAATAATGAATTTATCGTTAAAACTAAAAGAAGAGGAGAGTTCAAAGCTGATGCAATAATAGTTGCGGTAGGCGTAAAGAGAAGAAAATTAAATGTGCCAGGAGAAGCTGAATTTACTGGTAAAGGTGTTTCTTATTGTTCAGTTTGTGATGCTCCGCTATTCAAGAACAGACCAGTTGTTGTTGTTGGAGGAGGAGATTCTGCATTAGAAGGAGCTGAGATTCTTTCTCGTTATGCAACTAAAGTATATCTTGTACATAGAAGAGATGAATTTAAAGCACAACCAATTTATGTAGAGAGCGTAAAGCAAAAACCAAATGTTGAGTTTATCTTAAATTCAGTAGTTAAAGAAATTAAAGGTGACAAAATAGTTAGAAAGGTTATTGTTCAAAATCTAAAGACTAATGAAATTAGAGAACTCGATGTTAATGGAGTGTTTGTTGAAATTGGTTTCGATCCGCCAACAGATTTTGCGAGGCAAAATGGCCTAGAAGTAGATTCACATGGGTATATTAAGGTAGATGAATGGATGAGAACTAATATAGAAGGTGTATATGCTGCTGGTGATTGTACTGGGATGTGGTTAGGTTTTAGGCAAATTATAACTTCAGCTGCACAAGGTGCGGTAGCCGCACATAGTGCTTTTAATTATTTAACAGAGAAAAAGAGGAAAAAGTAATGCGAGAGGTTTTAGTAAAGATTACAAAGGAAATAATTTCTTTCCTATATGAAGAAAAAGATAAACAAGGTATTGATAAAATCATAGGAAAACATGGAAATGATGTTACTAGGGTTATTGATAAGAAATCAGAAGAATTGATTTTCGATAGGCTTAATCATTCTGGATACAAATTTATGTTCGTCTCAGAGGAAGCTGGTGTGGTTAATAAAGAAAACTATGAGTATATAGCTATTATTGATCCTTTAGACGGAAGTACAAATTACCTAAATGGAATTCCTTGGTCTTCAGTATCTATAGCAGTTTATAGAAGAGGAGAAAAAGATATTTTGTCCTCTTTTACTGGTGTAGTAGGTAATATATTCACTAAAAAGATATATTCATATGATGAAAATTTTTCATATATTGATGAAGAAAAAATTAGTACTCCTCATCCACCAGACAGACTTCTGATCTTAGCATATTTTTCAAGGTCAAGGCTTTTATCCGTAAAGAACTTTCTTGATTCATTAAATGCTGATTATAAAATAAGAAGTTTAGGGAGTGCCTCATTAGATATGATTTTAGTGTGTACTGGTAAAGCATCTATTTATTTTGATGTTAGGGGAAAATTAAGAAATGTTGATGTGGCAGCTTCTTCTAACTTCTGTAAAAGGCTTGGAATAATTCCTAGGAACTCAAGATTAGAAGAAATAAGAGTAGGAATAGAAAAAGTAGAACAAATCCAGGAAATTATTCTTTCTTCAGATCAGAACTTGTTGAATTTAATTGCTCTTTCTTTACAGAAGGCTTAACTTTTGCAATAGCTTCTAATAAGTCTTCATAAGTCAATTTTCTTTCTTTGTTTCCCCTTATTATTTCCTTTAAGACTTTCAGTTTTGCTTCTCTTGTTACAGCAGCTATATCAGCTCCGCTGTAACCCTCAGTAATGTCAGCCAATTTATCGCAATTCACTTGTTCACATATATCTTTACCTAAGTACTTTTCAAATATATCTTTTCTTTCATCTTTATTAGGTAATGGCATATAAATTATTCTATCAAATCTGCCTGGTCTTTTTAATGCTGGATCGATATCTTCTAATCTATTTGTAGTTCCTATAACCACTACTTCCTTCAAACTTCTAATTCCGTCCATTTCAGTTAGAAGTTGGTTAACTATTTTTGAAGCCTCTGACTTTTGGTTTTCACGTTTAGGAGCAATAGCGTCAAGCTCATCTAATAGTAAGATGGAAGGCTTATTCTCTCTAGCTCTGTTAAATACTTCTTTAACTGCTGAAACAGCACCCTCATATCCCTTATAAAGAATTTCTGCTCCACTTAGCATAATTAATCTAACACCTAAAGTTCTTGCTAGTGCTTTAGCCATCATTGTTTTACCTACACCTGGAGGTCCGTAAAGTAAAATTCCTCTAATTGATGGAATCTTCATTTGTTCCATTAAATTATAGTACTTGAATTGCATTTCTAGTAAATCATATAATTCTTTCTTTATCTCTTCATATCCTCCTATATCATTTAAAGTTATTTTTTCAGCATCCTCTGATTCTGGTAACTCGGGTCCTCTGAACTTTCTCTCATAATCTAACCTAAACTTCTCATATTCATCAAGCATTTGTAGAGTTACACTTGGTTTATATCTCTTAATTACGTTTATGAAATCTTGTAGTGTTATTTTTCTTTCTACTCCCTTTTCTAATGCCTCTACAGCAGCCATTCTAGCAACTTCTTGGCATACATTTGCTATATCGGCTCCGGTGAATCTTTCTGTCATTTCGGCTAATTTATCAAAGTCAACATCTTCACCTAAAGGCATATTCTTACAATGAATAAGAAATATCTCTTTTCTAGATTTTTTATCAGGCACACCAATATAAATTAGTTTATCAAATCTACCTGCCCTTAAGAGTGCTTTATCTAAAAGATGTGGAACGTTAGTAGAACCAACAATAATAACCCCATCTTCGCTTTGTAATCCATCTATCTCTGACAGCATCAGAGAAAGTAATCTAGGCGTGACAGAATCTCCAGTATGACTTTCTCTTTTAACTCCTATAGTATCTATTTCGTCAAAAAATAATATGCATGGTGCGTTTTTCCTAGCATTTGCAAACAATTCTCTAAGTCTAGCTTCACTTTCGCCGTACCATTTGCTCATGATATCGCTTACATTAACATAAATAAAGTTAATTTTTGCCTCATTTGCTAGTGCTCTCATCATTAAGCTCTTACCACAACCAGGTGGACCAAATAGTAAAATCCCTTTCGGAGGTCTCAATCCATATTTTTTAGCTATTTCCTTATACTTCAGTGGAATCTCTATATATTCTTTAATTTCTTTTTTTACATCATCATATCCACCGATCATATCCCATGTAATTTTTTCTTTAACTTCTTCTTTCTTTTTCTGAGACTTTTGTTGTATTTGTAGAGCTTTGTCTGATAATATGAACTTTTGAGTCTGCTTTCTGAATAGGAGAACCAGAAGGACTATTGTAATTCCAACAGCACCAAGAACCTCTATTAATGGAATAAATTGAGTAACTCCCATGTTCAAAAAACATTATGAATTTGCAAATATTTAAATTATAGTCAATGTTTTATGTCTTTCAAAATCTCCATAGAGGCATTATATCCTGGTGCTCCAGTAACACCACCACCTGGATGAGTCCCAGATCCACACAGATATAGGTTCTTTATTGGAGTCCTATAATTAGAATATCCTATCAGAGGTCTAAAGAAGTATAATTGGTCTGGTGTCATGTCAAGATGAAATATATTCCCTTCCCATATTCCAAATCTTCTTTCAATATCTAGAGGCGTTAATATTTCGTATTTAATAGGCTTAAAATTGGGTGCAAATTCTCTAACTTTTTCAATACTGATTTCTGCTATCTTATCTTTAATCTTATCAAGATCTTTACTATAAGGTACATATTGGCCGAAAATTGTGAAGACAAACTTCCCTTGAGGTGCTAACGTAGGATCCACAGTTGATGGGATGTTAATTGATAACCATGGTTCTCTGGAATAGCCCAAATTTTTTGCATCTAAATATGCTTTTTCTACGTAACTTACAGAGGGTATAATTAGTTCTGAAGCTATATGCTCTGGTCTTAATGATTTTCCATTTCCAAAATCTGGGAGTTCTTCTATGTATCCGTTTATCTTAAATGATACACCGATAGTCTTAAGTGCATTTACTTTTCTAATGAATTCTTCATCTAATTCAGCATTTCTTAATAGTTTAAGAAATGTAGTCTTGGGATCAGCATTAGAAAGAACTATTTTACTCTCTATTATTTTTCCGTTTTTTAATTTTATTCCTTTAGCCTCACCATTTTTAACAATTATCTCATCAACTTCTGAGTTAAGAAAAATTTCTGCACCATAATATTCTGCAACCCTCCTAAGAGCATTGGATACATTTCCCATTCCTCCTTCCACATAACCCCAAGCTCCTTTAACTCCATTAACCTCTCCGAAATTATGATGAAGTAATACATAAGCCGTACCAGGAGTAGAGGGAGAAGCGTAAGTTCCTACAACAGAATCTTCTATCAAGGCTGATTTTACTTCTTCACTTTCGAAGAATTCATCTAGGAATGACTTCCCGTCCTGGAAAAACATCCTCGCAATAGTCAATGCTGTGTTTTCGTCCACGTTTAAACCTTTAAATAATTTAAGTAATTCTTCTGCTTCAGAGAGGTTTATTGGTTTATTTAATATTAAGAAATCTGCTATCTCTGAGAAAATTTCTAGAATTTTTACGAATTTTTCATAAGACTGGGCATCTTTTTTTGAAAACTTTTCAATTTCTTTTACTGTTTTCTTAGTTGAAGTCCAAATAGTTATGCTCTTGTTCTGTCCAAAAGGGACAAACAGACTTGGGTCTTTTAAATATACTTTCAGCCCGAAATCATATAGTCTTAGATCGTCGATTATCTTTTTTCTAAATAAGCTAAAGACATATGATGCTGTGGAAACTTTAATTCCAGGCCATAATTCTTCAGTTACTGTTGCACCACCTATAACGTTTCTTCTTTCAAATACTGCAACTTTCAAACCTTCTTTCGCTAAGTAGGATGCTGCAACTAAACCATTATGACCTCCACCTATAATTACTACATCGTAAATTCTATTCACCTCTTTTAATTCTAAATACTATTGCTAGTATAGCACCCAATACAGATAAACCTACTGCTGTATACGCGAAAACCAATAACATTTCTGTTGGGTTCATTTAGGATAACTTAATTAACTTAAATAAAACTTTAGTGGTATGAATTTCATTTACCCAGATTATATGAGGAATAGTATTTATAATCTTGCCTGTGGTATAGCTGATTTTCTTGGAGTAAAGAGAGAATGTAGGGGAAATAAGATAAATATTTCTGGTAAAAAATTGGCATTAATTCTTCTTGACGGACTAGGTTACAACATGTTGAAATCTGTAGGTCTTGAAAGTGAAAACAAGATAACTACTGTTTTTCCTTCAACTACATCAACAGTATTAACCACATTATTTACAGCACAATTACCCGGTGAACATGGAATTCTAGGCTATAATACTTTGTCTAAGAGGCTAGGAGGAATAGCTAATGCTCTTAGATTCACTTATCCAGCAATTGGAAATAGGGATACTGTAACTGAAAATATCAAGTTTTCGAGTGCATTTCCAAATGTTAAAAGCTACTTAACTGAAGTAAAAGATAAAAAGACCGCGGAAGTCATACCCAAAGGTATTGATAATACTGAATTTACATTAGCAACCCATGGGAAAGTATCTACAACAAAAACGTATGTAACATATTGGGATGCGCTATACGAATTTTCTAATATACTTCAAGATTACGATTTTGTTTATTTTTACATACCAGATATAGATACTTTAGCTCATAAGTATGGTCCTTCATCTTTACCAGTAAAGCAAGCTATAAAGGAAATTTTTGAAGGAGTTAGACAAATAGCTTTGCATCACCAAGATTATATATTCGTTATTACAGCTGATCATGGTCATGTTGAAGCATCTTCCCATATACTGTTAAACCAAGATACTGAACTTCTAGATATGTTATATTTGCCCCCATATGGGGATTCAAGAGCTTTATTTTTCTTAACA
The sequence above is drawn from the Sulfurisphaera tokodaii str. 7 genome and encodes:
- a CDS encoding dihydropteroate synthase-like protein; translated protein: MKVLLVTGKLAYESVKEIASQLKDVKADVIALNYPIASLMTVDYIAENLKNISLKDYDYIIIPGLASGDAQKIQEVTKVKTYKGSEDYRDIPRVIEALSKGEALSTIYPADTILKKKKEEDIEKILRELEEKGDFAFEVNGLKIPRYPPPFRIFIEFDASKDIEFLLEEAKRVSNYVNVFVLGFPNGHEDLDEVRKKVTKFRDEGYIVGIDSASTKELIEGAKAGADFIFNLNEDNINELAVIKDKAFVIAPLSIENRADVTFNLYRKAKEMKFEKLILDPILSPPMVGLVNSIFEYKKLRDLTDAPMLMGILNVTELIDVDSIGVNALLTAIAGELKIGNLLIMEHGKTRWSSYEVNIATKMISVSLYKKSLPKDLGLDLLILKEKKRIKEKIVNPEDYLYISEHIEPKIMDKGFVIIKVADKIYLEWKGKENIKISGRDGLSIGRKLIDLKKDINNEHSLYIGYELAKAELALKLDKNYIQDEPLFVRGYNIIDSNNSTTKKK
- the trxB gene encoding thioredoxin-disulfide reductase, whose protein sequence is MSLLPRAFDVRPGEKFDVVIIGMGPAAYSAALYSARFMLKTLMIGETPGGQLTEAGEVDDYLGLIGIQAADMIKLFNKHIEKYNVPAIMDTVEYFRKENNEFIVKTKRRGEFKADAIIVAVGVKRRKLNVPGEAEFTGKGVSYCSVCDAPLFKNRPVVVVGGGDSALEGAEILSRYATKVYLVHRRDEFKAQPIYVESVKQKPNVEFILNSVVKEIKGDKIVRKVIVQNLKTNEIRELDVNGVFVEIGFDPPTDFARQNGLEVDSHGYIKVDEWMRTNIEGVYAAGDCTGMWLGFRQIITSAAQGAVAAHSAFNYLTEKKRKK
- a CDS encoding inositol monophosphatase family protein; the encoded protein is MREVLVKITKEIISFLYEEKDKQGIDKIIGKHGNDVTRVIDKKSEELIFDRLNHSGYKFMFVSEEAGVVNKENYEYIAIIDPLDGSTNYLNGIPWSSVSIAVYRRGEKDILSSFTGVVGNIFTKKIYSYDENFSYIDEEKISTPHPPDRLLILAYFSRSRLLSVKNFLDSLNADYKIRSLGSASLDMILVCTGKASIYFDVRGKLRNVDVAASSNFCKRLGIIPRNSRLEEIRVGIEKVEQIQEIILSSDQNLLNLIALSLQKA
- a CDS encoding AAA family ATPase, with the translated sequence MGVTQFIPLIEVLGAVGITIVLLVLLFRKQTQKFILSDKALQIQQKSQKKKEEVKEKITWDMIGGYDDVKKEIKEYIEIPLKYKEIAKKYGLRPPKGILLFGPPGCGKSLMMRALANEAKINFIYVNVSDIMSKWYGESEARLRELFANARKNAPCILFFDEIDTIGVKRESHTGDSVTPRLLSLMLSEIDGLQSEDGVIIVGSTNVPHLLDKALLRAGRFDKLIYIGVPDKKSRKEIFLIHCKNMPLGEDVDFDKLAEMTERFTGADIANVCQEVARMAAVEALEKGVERKITLQDFINVIKRYKPSVTLQMLDEYEKFRLDYERKFRGPELPESEDAEKITLNDIGGYEEIKKELYDLLEMQFKYYNLMEQMKIPSIRGILLYGPPGVGKTMMAKALARTLGVRLIMLSGAEILYKGYEGAVSAVKEVFNRARENKPSILLLDELDAIAPKRENQKSEASKIVNQLLTEMDGIRSLKEVVVIGTTNRLEDIDPALKRPGRFDRIIYMPLPNKDERKDIFEKYLGKDICEQVNCDKLADITEGYSGADIAAVTREAKLKVLKEIIRGNKERKLTYEDLLEAIAKVKPSVKKEQLNSTSSDLKKE
- a CDS encoding phytoene desaturase family protein, whose translation is MYDVVIIGGGHNGLVAASYLAKEGLKVAVFERRNVIGGATVTEELWPGIKVSTASYVFSLFRKKIIDDLRLYDFGLKVYLKDPSLFVPFGQNKSITIWTSTKKTVKEIEKFSKKDAQSYEKFVKILEIFSEIADFLILNKPINLSEAEELLKLFKGLNVDENTALTIARMFFQDGKSFLDEFFESEEVKSALIEDSVVGTYASPSTPGTAYVLLHHNFGEVNGVKGAWGYVEGGMGNVSNALRRVAEYYGAEIFLNSEVDEIIVKNGEAKGIKLKNGKIIESKIVLSNADPKTTFLKLLRNAELDEEFIRKVNALKTIGVSFKINGYIEELPDFGNGKSLRPEHIASELIIPSVSYVEKAYLDAKNLGYSREPWLSINIPSTVDPTLAPQGKFVFTIFGQYVPYSKDLDKIKDKIAEISIEKVREFAPNFKPIKYEILTPLDIERRFGIWEGNIFHLDMTPDQLYFFRPLIGYSNYRTPIKNLYLCGSGTHPGGGVTGAPGYNASMEILKDIKH
- a CDS encoding alkaline phosphatase family protein; its protein translation is MNFIYPDYMRNSIYNLACGIADFLGVKRECRGNKINISGKKLALILLDGLGYNMLKSVGLESENKITTVFPSTTSTVLTTLFTAQLPGEHGILGYNTLSKRLGGIANALRFTYPAIGNRDTVTENIKFSSAFPNVKSYLTEVKDKKTAEVIPKGIDNTEFTLATHGKVSTTKTYVTYWDALYEFSNILQDYDFVYFYIPDIDTLAHKYGPSSLPVKQAIKEIFEGVRQIALHHQDYIFVITADHGHVEASSHILLNQDTELLDMLYLPPYGDSRALFFLTKFDLKTYLYHKYPELKVFEKVDFERLVGAENINADFIAVPSDNKAYIYSFKDQTDDYAKLKGHHGGLSEDEMYVPLVILNG